CCTTTGATGAGGTTGAACAGAAAAAATAAATAAGCTAGCAATATGGCACAGTTACCGATTAACACGCCTTTCAATAATCCGTTCTTGAGTGGTGGGTTATTTTTGTTGAGAACATATTTGTAATAGGTATAAACGGCAAGCGCTACATAAATAAACCAGACAGCGTAAATAGTTTTTATAAAATATTTGTTCCACAACACCGGATAAGCCTGGTATGAGAACAGGCTGCCTCCAATGAGTAGAATTGCCGCCATTATTAATATGGTATATTTCCATTTTATAGGAATGGAAGTAACAGAATGTAGTGAGGAGCGTATATAATAGTATAAAAACGGACCGATAAATAAGCAGGCCGAAAGACCAATCTGCAAAACTATGAAAGGTACGGTGCCTTTGAAAAAATACAGGAACACAGATTTTCCGATTCTTACCGACAACATCAGTAAAAGCCAACCCAGCGATAATTGAGCAATTGTATTTTGCTTTTTCCTGAATAGGATATAGCAGCCTAAAAGCAGCCCGTTAAATGTCCCTAATGCGCTAAAAAAGAATAGTAGCTCCTGCTCGATGTTCATCTTCTATTATTTACAGATTAAAACTACGGAAACAAATGTAAGTATCCATTGTAAACTAATCCTTCATGATGAATTTAATTTCTCTACGGAGACAGCCAAGGAATTGTTAGAAATGAGTAATTTACCCTGCCTAAATCAGTGTAACTGAAGATAAATTCAATAAACAAATGAAAAAGCTATCGCTAATTTTACTTTTTTTAACTGCTTTTGTTGCATTAAAAGCACAAGAAGCCCCCTTTTATAAAGATATACAGAATTTTAAAAGGCAGGACAGCATCAAATTCCCTCCCAAAAATGCAGTGCTTTTTATAGGTAGTTCAACTTTTACGAAATGGACAGATGTGCAAAATTATTTTCCGGGACACACCATTATCAACAGGGGTTTTGGTGGCTCGTCTCTGCCTAATTTAATTTATTATATTAAAGATATTGTTTATCCCTACCAACCAAAACAGGTTGTAATTTACTGTGGTGAGAATGATTTTGCAGGCGGCGCTTCCGCACAAGTAGTCGTAGAGCGTGTTCAGCAGCTCTTTAATTTAATAAGGGAGAGGTATCCAAAAGTTCAAATTACTTTTATATCAATTAAGCCAAGTCCGTCCAGAGAAAAGTACCTGCCATTAATAATAGATGCAAATAAGATGATTTCTGCATTGGTTTCAAAAATGAAATTTACCAATTATATCAATACCTATGATGCAATGTTTAATGCAG
This is a stretch of genomic DNA from Candidatus Pedobacter colombiensis. It encodes these proteins:
- a CDS encoding helix-turn-helix transcriptional regulator, which codes for MNIEQELLFFFSALGTFNGLLLGCYILFRKKQNTIAQLSLGWLLLMLSVRIGKSVFLYFFKGTVPFIVLQIGLSACLFIGPFLYYYIRSSLHSVTSIPIKWKYTILIMAAILLIGGSLFSYQAYPVLWNKYFIKTIYAVWFIYVALAVYTYYKYVLNKNNPPLKNGLLKGVLIGNCAILLAYLFFLFNLIKGTYVSGSILFSFLLYLNIYLIFARKADINEQPGEIKKYQNKKITDKNASQLEEKLKNLISENELYKNPDLKISDVASQMKISSHHLSQLLNDNIGKSFATYINEYRIKEACKKMIREPHIKVEEVGYEVGFNSKSAFFTSFKRIMNTTPTLYRGTL
- a CDS encoding GDSL-type esterase/lipase family protein, giving the protein MKKLSLILLFLTAFVALKAQEAPFYKDIQNFKRQDSIKFPPKNAVLFIGSSTFTKWTDVQNYFPGHTIINRGFGGSSLPNLIYYIKDIVYPYQPKQVVIYCGENDFAGGASAQVVVERVQQLFNLIRERYPKVQITFISIKPSPSREKYLPLIIDANKMISALVSKMKFTNYINTYDAMFNADGKIMPDIFLGDNLHMNAKGYVIWAKIIEPYLK